GCGCTCGTCGGCGAGTACGACGAGGGGATGTTCCGCGTGAACTGCGAGGCGTGTGACGACCAGGTGTTCATGCTGTCGTTCCCGCCGCGGGGCGTCACGCAGCGGAGCGACGAGGAGCTGGTGCGGGCGGTGTCGCTGCACGCGCGAGCGCACACAAGGCGCTCGAACAACGGGCTGTGTCCGTTCTGCGGCGGCGCGATGTCGCTGTCGCTGGACCTCGACGCGGAGACGACGCTGCCGGCGACGACGCTGGTGCGCTCGGAGTGCGGGAACTGCGGCGTGACCAACCGGTCGAGCGTCGGGTTCGCGGTGCTCGAACACCCGGCTGTCGCGGGGTTCCTGCGCGAGCAGGGCGTGCCGGCGGACGCGCCGCCGTGGCGCTTCGACTGGTGTCTGAACGACGACGCGGTGACGGTGGTGTCCGAGAACCCGCCCGAGGCGGCGGTGACGGCGTCCGCGAACGGCGCGGCGCTCCGCGTGACACTCGACGCTGACGCGGACGTCGTCGCGACGGAGCGCGTCGAGGAGGCGTGAGGCGTCGGCCGACGACCTGTCAGTTCGCTCGGGAAAACGGTTTTGTACCCGGCGGTCTAATTATTACACAAGGAGAGTATCGGAATTAAATCGGTGGCTTCTTCTATCAGTTCTCCATAGCAACTGCTCCGGCGCCCGAGCGACCGGAATTCGGACGTCGCCACGCATCGGACAGTCCCCAATTCGACGCCAGACGACTCGTCCAACGACGGCCCCACGCGACCACACCCAGCCGACATGACAACCTCAGACCCCACCGACAGCACCGACGCCCTGCCCGACCCCGAGACGCTCGCCGCCCGCGACGCCGTGGCGTACGAGGAGACGACTACGGAAGTCGACGCCGACCAGTTCGACGCCGCCGAGGCGTGGGACAGCCACGTCGTCGTCGGCGTCGCCGACGACCGCGGCGCCCTCCTCCAGAACGACGGCCACCACGGCTGGACGCTCCCCGCGTTTCCCGTGGAACCCGGGGCGGACTACGCCGCGGTCGCGCGCCGCGAGTTCGAGGCGCTGGCCGGCGTCTCCGCCACAATCGAGGGCGCGTCGTTCGTACGGAAGCGCACTGCGCGAGCGAGTGACGGCGACGAGCGCGTCGTCTGGAACGTCGTACTCGACGCCACCCCGGCCGAACCGCTCTCCGACGACCCCGAGAGTCGCGTCGACGACACCGAACTCGCGTGGTTCGACGCGCCGCCAGCGGACGCGCCCGACCCGGTCGCCGACGACGTTCGACGCGTACTCGACGGAGCCGACCCGACCGCGTCGCTGACCGACCCCGAGGCGCTCGCCGACCGCGGCGACGTGGATTACGTCGAGGTCAGCGACGACTCGCACTTCGAGATGAACCGCGACACCGAGGGCGTCGCCGTCGTCGGCGTCACGAGCGACGGCCGGCTCGCGCTCCCGACGTTCGAATCCGCCACCGTCCTGACGCACGCCGTCGTCGAATCCGGCGACGACTTCGCGGACACCGCCCGCGAGGGCGCCCACGAACTGCTCGGCATCGACGTGGACCTCGACAGCGTCGAGCGCGTCCGCCGGAAGGTGTCCACGAGCGACGACGGCGAGGAAGTCGTCGCTCACGAAGTGGTGTATGCCGCCTCGCCGGCCGACGGCGCCGACCTCCCCG
The nucleotide sequence above comes from Halobacterium litoreum. Encoded proteins:
- a CDS encoding ArsR/SmtB family transcription factor, yielding MTAPDFEATADAFGRLADPVRVEILATLWQAEDSVLPYSELRDAVGLRDSGRFNYHLTKLTDQFVAKTDDGYRLRPSGLVVLNAVYAGSYVDAPTRTGLDVAGSCPTCGSALVGEYDEGMFRVNCEACDDQVFMLSFPPRGVTQRSDEELVRAVSLHARAHTRRSNNGLCPFCGGAMSLSLDLDAETTLPATTLVRSECGNCGVTNRSSVGFAVLEHPAVAGFLREQGVPADAPPWRFDWCLNDDAVTVVSENPPEAAVTASANGAALRVTLDADADVVATERVEEA
- a CDS encoding NUDIX domain-containing protein, which produces MTTSDPTDSTDALPDPETLAARDAVAYEETTTEVDADQFDAAEAWDSHVVVGVADDRGALLQNDGHHGWTLPAFPVEPGADYAAVARREFEALAGVSATIEGASFVRKRTARASDGDERVVWNVVLDATPAEPLSDDPESRVDDTELAWFDAPPADAPDPVADDVRRVLDGADPTASLTDPEALADRGDVDYVEVSDDSHFEMNRDTEGVAVVGVTSDGRLALPTFESATVLTHAVVESGDDFADTAREGAHELLGIDVDLDSVERVRRKVSTSDDGEEVVAHEVVYAASPADGADLPDDAPSCQVESTDWYDSLPEDFAHGHDEMCADARLFVE